A single region of the Synergistales bacterium genome encodes:
- a CDS encoding SHOCT domain-containing protein, translated as MHFFGGNCWGMGWGGMLIGVVVVVGIVALAVSMFRKEPEKKPPLEVLKDRYARGDIDREEFEQRKRDLGY; from the coding sequence ATGCATTTCTTTGGCGGAAATTGCTGGGGAATGGGATGGGGCGGCATGCTCATCGGCGTGGTCGTGGTGGTCGGCATTGTGGCCCTTGCGGTTTCCATGTTCAGGAAGGAACCGGAGAAGAAGCCTCCCCTGGAAGTGCTGAAGGACCGGTACGCCCGGGGTGATATCGACAGGGAGGAGTTCGAACAGCGCAAGCGGGACCTGGGCTACTGA
- a CDS encoding DMT family transporter has translation MTAKQKTHASPLIVLGLGILAISTGAIFARFAEASPLVISGYRAGLAALILMPAALVCCPRELRNLSKRDLLYVIIAGVFLALHFITWITSLFFTTVASSVVLVETIPVWTAILSPFVTGDRVPRLQKIGIALSVGGAVIIGAGDFAIGGRAFTGDLLALAGALCATAYFLTGRVVRPKMSLLSYTAICYTSAAVVLWIIIAFLGLPAFGYSQTTWIAFWGMAIVSQILGHSSYNWALRYVTPSLVSVALLGEPIFSPIFAWFLLGEAVPPLTYLGGAFILTGIYVATRGEQKKKGEIPEAPDTPA, from the coding sequence ATGACGGCAAAACAGAAAACCCACGCGTCGCCGCTTATTGTCCTTGGTCTGGGGATCCTGGCCATCTCCACAGGCGCCATCTTCGCCCGCTTCGCCGAGGCCTCGCCGCTGGTGATCTCCGGCTACCGCGCCGGTCTGGCGGCGCTGATCCTGATGCCTGCGGCCCTGGTCTGCTGCCCCAGGGAGCTCAGGAACCTCTCGAAACGCGACCTGCTCTACGTGATCATCGCCGGCGTCTTCCTGGCGCTGCACTTCATCACCTGGATCACCTCGCTCTTTTTCACCACCGTGGCCAGCAGCGTGGTGCTGGTGGAGACCATCCCCGTCTGGACGGCCATCCTCTCGCCCTTCGTCACCGGCGACAGGGTGCCGAGGCTCCAGAAGATCGGCATCGCCCTCAGCGTGGGCGGGGCGGTCATCATCGGCGCCGGCGACTTCGCCATCGGCGGCAGGGCCTTCACCGGCGACCTGCTCGCCCTGGCCGGGGCCCTCTGCGCCACCGCCTACTTCCTCACCGGGCGGGTGGTGCGCCCCAAGATGTCGCTGCTGAGCTACACCGCCATCTGCTACACCTCGGCGGCGGTGGTTCTCTGGATCATCATCGCCTTTCTGGGACTCCCCGCCTTCGGCTACAGCCAGACCACCTGGATCGCCTTCTGGGGCATGGCCATCGTCTCGCAGATCCTGGGGCACAGCAGCTACAACTGGGCGCTCCGCTACGTCACGCCCAGTCTGGTCTCCGTGGCGCTGCTGGGCGAGCCGATCTTCAGCCCCATCTTCGCCTGGTTCCTCCTGGGCGAGGCCGTCCCGCCGCTGACCTACCTGGGCGGTGCTTTCATCCTCACCGGCATCTACGTGGCCACCCGGGGCGAACAGAAGAAGAAGGGCGAGATCCCCGAGGCCCCGGACACGCCCGCATAG
- a CDS encoding tripartite tricarboxylate transporter permease yields the protein MGEIFTNLALGFTVVLDPLNFALLLVGSVLGTVFGMLPGIGPATGIALLLPLTFAMKPETALIMMCAIYYGAMYGGSRGSILLNVPGDGAAVAATFDGYPMAQNGRAEAALAISAIASFIGGLIATVIFVFLALPVARFALRFGPPEYFMLMIFALSATASLTQKSLLKGFFALVMGLMVTTVGMDLMAGVRRFTFGVQELQSGIDFIVVIVGVYGIGEVFTNYEKIAAKAAKPVQEKFGKIWITMEEWKQSIGPILRQTPVGFFVGVLPGSGGTIGSMMGYNNEKQISKHPEKFGTGTIEGLAAPEAANNAASVGALIPMMTLGVPGSGTTAVMLGALLILGLDPGPMLFEHHPHVAWGIIASMFMGNIACAVINIPLAGLLVRVLSVKPKYLYPLIVGLAFVGVYTINYSVVDFFLLLVFGVVGYLMKKLKIPIAPFILAVVVGGGMEQSFRQALMVSQGDMTIFFRSTICNVLFGLSVLSVSWPFISEWRKKRKARQAGGTSGR from the coding sequence ATGGGTGAAATCTTTACGAATCTGGCACTAGGATTTACCGTTGTCCTCGATCCCCTGAACTTCGCGCTGCTGCTTGTCGGGTCGGTGCTGGGGACGGTCTTCGGCATGCTGCCCGGTATCGGGCCTGCAACCGGCATCGCCCTTCTGCTGCCGCTCACCTTTGCCATGAAGCCGGAGACGGCGCTGATCATGATGTGCGCCATCTACTACGGCGCCATGTACGGCGGTTCCAGGGGATCCATCCTGCTCAACGTGCCCGGCGACGGGGCGGCCGTGGCGGCCACCTTCGACGGCTACCCCATGGCACAGAACGGAAGAGCGGAGGCGGCGCTGGCCATTTCGGCGATTGCTTCCTTTATCGGCGGTCTGATCGCTACAGTGATCTTCGTCTTTCTTGCGCTTCCGGTGGCGCGCTTTGCGCTGAGGTTCGGCCCGCCGGAGTACTTTATGCTCATGATCTTTGCCCTCTCCGCCACGGCCTCGCTGACACAGAAGTCGCTGCTCAAGGGCTTCTTCGCCCTTGTCATGGGGCTGATGGTGACCACCGTGGGGATGGATCTCATGGCCGGTGTCCGGCGGTTTACCTTTGGTGTGCAGGAGCTGCAGTCGGGGATCGACTTCATTGTGGTGATCGTCGGTGTCTACGGTATCGGCGAGGTCTTCACCAACTACGAGAAGATCGCCGCCAAGGCGGCCAAGCCGGTGCAGGAGAAATTCGGCAAGATCTGGATCACCATGGAAGAGTGGAAACAGAGCATCGGGCCCATCCTGCGGCAGACGCCGGTGGGCTTCTTTGTGGGCGTGCTCCCCGGTTCGGGCGGCACCATCGGCTCCATGATGGGCTACAACAACGAGAAGCAGATCTCCAAGCACCCCGAGAAGTTCGGCACCGGGACCATCGAGGGGCTCGCCGCGCCGGAAGCGGCCAACAACGCCGCGTCGGTGGGTGCGCTGATCCCCATGATGACCCTGGGTGTGCCGGGGTCGGGAACCACCGCCGTGATGCTCGGGGCGCTGCTCATCCTCGGGCTCGACCCGGGGCCCATGCTCTTCGAGCACCATCCCCACGTGGCCTGGGGGATCATCGCCAGCATGTTCATGGGCAACATCGCCTGCGCCGTGATCAACATCCCCCTGGCGGGGCTGCTGGTGCGGGTGCTCTCGGTGAAGCCCAAGTACCTCTACCCGCTCATTGTCGGCCTGGCCTTCGTGGGGGTATACACCATCAACTACAGCGTGGTGGACTTCTTCCTGCTGCTGGTTTTTGGTGTAGTGGGGTATCTGATGAAAAAACTCAAGATCCCTATCGCGCCCTTCATTCTGGCCGTTGTGGTGGGCGGCGGGATGGAGCAGTCCTTCCGGCAGGCGCTGATGGTCTCCCAGGGGGACATGACGATCTTCTTCCGCTCCACCATCTGCAACGTGCTCTTCGGGCTCTCCGTCCTCTCCGTCTCCTGGCCCTTCATCTCCGAATGGCGCAAGAAACGGAAGGCCCGGCAGGCCGGGGGGACTTCCGGCCGATAG
- a CDS encoding tripartite tricarboxylate transporter TctB family protein: MHKDLTVGIAGVVISLLYSVQAMQLPKASIGNPWAPVLFPMGLGLVMLFVSVLLILKDLRRRKEGAATEAFGASKLGLAMIAGTIVLGIVYALIFEPVGFIPATLIFMGGLLLMAGGWSGWRGTLVVGFGFTFIVWYVFEKVLRIMLP; the protein is encoded by the coding sequence ATGCATAAGGATTTGACGGTAGGCATCGCCGGTGTGGTGATCAGTCTGCTCTATTCCGTCCAGGCGATGCAGCTCCCCAAGGCATCCATCGGCAACCCCTGGGCCCCCGTGCTGTTTCCCATGGGGCTTGGGCTGGTGATGCTCTTCGTGAGCGTTCTTTTGATCCTCAAGGACCTCAGGCGCAGAAAGGAAGGCGCGGCAACGGAGGCCTTCGGGGCGAGCAAGCTGGGTCTTGCCATGATCGCCGGAACGATTGTGCTCGGCATAGTCTACGCCCTGATTTTTGAACCTGTTGGCTTTATCCCCGCTACGCTGATCTTCATGGGTGGGCTGCTGCTGATGGCAGGCGGCTGGAGCGGATGGCGGGGCACCCTCGTGGTGGGTTTTGGGTTCACCTTCATCGTCTGGTACGTCTTCGAGAAGGTGCTCAGGATCATGCTGCCCTGA